In Leucobacter sp. CX169, a single genomic region encodes these proteins:
- a CDS encoding siderophore-interacting protein — protein sequence MSESPTVIARARVAWVERPCPTFARVAFRGPELEWFGTPGRTFDQRIKVIFPPHAGDLPDLAPDTWYPEWLELPEEARGAMRTYSIRDVRVDATGTEVVVDFVLHLAPGTSGPAALWASGARAGDEVLLVGPRRGRLDGGGIEFDPGAAPRVLLAGDETAAPAIARILEDAPRDLVGDAFIEMPGDGERLDIRAPRGVELRWLSRFSEAPGSALVPSVLASLGTSAAALEGSGQRGVGSSVEGLTGAGEPAGDELLWETPSFSGLGEPLDAARERGERYYWIAGESSVVTRLRRHLVRDLGVSRHQVAFMGYWREGVAMR from the coding sequence ATGTCTGAATCACCCACGGTCATCGCGCGGGCGCGCGTCGCATGGGTCGAGCGCCCCTGCCCGACCTTCGCACGCGTCGCGTTCCGCGGGCCCGAGCTGGAATGGTTCGGCACCCCGGGGCGTACCTTCGACCAGCGCATCAAGGTGATCTTCCCGCCGCACGCGGGCGATCTGCCGGATCTCGCGCCCGACACCTGGTACCCGGAGTGGCTGGAGCTACCGGAGGAGGCGCGCGGGGCCATGCGGACCTACTCGATCCGCGACGTGCGCGTGGATGCGACGGGCACCGAGGTGGTTGTTGACTTTGTGTTGCACCTGGCGCCGGGAACGAGCGGCCCCGCGGCGCTCTGGGCGAGCGGCGCGCGCGCCGGCGACGAGGTGCTGCTCGTGGGCCCGCGGCGAGGTCGCCTCGACGGCGGCGGGATCGAATTCGACCCGGGGGCGGCGCCGCGTGTACTGCTCGCGGGCGACGAGACGGCGGCCCCGGCGATTGCGCGCATCCTCGAGGACGCCCCGCGCGACCTCGTCGGCGACGCCTTCATCGAGATGCCCGGGGACGGCGAACGGCTCGATATCCGGGCGCCGCGCGGGGTCGAGTTGCGCTGGCTGTCGCGATTCTCAGAGGCGCCAGGATCCGCCCTGGTCCCGAGCGTGCTCGCGAGCCTCGGCACGAGCGCCGCGGCGCTCGAAGGTTCCGGGCAGCGCGGCGTGGGGTCGAGCGTCGAGGGGCTGACCGGCGCGGGCGAGCCCGCGGGCGACGAGCTGCTCTGGGAGACGCCGAGCTTCTCGGGGCTCGGCGAACCGCTCGACGCGGCACGGGAACGCGGGGAGCGTTACTACTGGATCGCCGGGGAGAGCAGCGTCGTGACGCGGCTGCGGCGACACCTGGTGCGCGACCTCGGCGTGAGCCGTCACCAGGTCGCCTTCATGGGGTACTGGCGCGAGGGTGTCGCGATGCGCTGA
- a CDS encoding ABC transporter ATP-binding protein, with protein sequence MTHSHTLSARNLTVSYGDLPILQGLEYAVEPGKISAIIGANGCGKSTLLRALARVVSPAGGSVLLDGEALHTRPAKAVARVIGLLPQSPLVPEGVSVRDLVRRGRHPHLSLMRRWSAADATAVGEALALTGMHEFADRPVDELSGGQRQRAWIAMALAQDPRILLLDEPTTYLDIAHQIEVLDLLTDINRARGTTVVMVLHDLNLAARYAERLVAVVEGRIHSVGEPRTVVTREYVREVIGLQSEIIPDPVSGAPIVVPLGRHHV encoded by the coding sequence GCCTTGAGTACGCGGTCGAGCCAGGAAAGATCAGCGCCATCATCGGCGCGAACGGCTGCGGCAAGTCGACGCTCCTGCGCGCGCTCGCCCGAGTCGTCTCGCCCGCGGGCGGGTCGGTGCTGCTCGATGGCGAGGCGCTGCACACCCGCCCGGCGAAGGCCGTGGCCCGCGTGATCGGGCTGCTCCCGCAGAGCCCGCTCGTGCCCGAGGGCGTGAGCGTGCGGGACCTCGTGCGCCGCGGCAGGCACCCGCACCTGAGCCTGATGCGGCGCTGGAGCGCGGCCGACGCGACCGCGGTCGGCGAGGCGCTCGCGCTGACCGGGATGCACGAGTTCGCGGACCGCCCCGTTGATGAGCTGTCCGGAGGGCAGCGGCAACGCGCGTGGATCGCGATGGCGCTCGCGCAGGATCCGCGCATCCTGCTGTTGGACGAACCCACCACCTACCTGGACATCGCGCACCAGATCGAGGTACTCGACCTGCTGACCGATATCAACCGCGCCCGCGGCACCACCGTCGTGATGGTGCTGCACGACCTGAACCTTGCGGCGCGCTACGCCGAGCGTTTGGTGGCGGTGGTGGAGGGGCGCATCCATTCGGTGGGGGAGCCCCGAACAGTCGTGACGCGTGAGTATGTGCGCGAGGTCATCGGGCTGCAGAGCGAAATTATTCCGGATCCGGTCAGCGGGGCGCCCATCGTGGTGCCCCTGGGGAGGCACCATGTCTGA